From the genome of Nasonia vitripennis strain AsymCx chromosome 1, Nvit_psr_1.1, whole genome shotgun sequence, one region includes:
- the LOC100118976 gene encoding uncharacterized protein LOC100118976, producing MSRAPRFEALVVNAIRRLQAAQGSTASEIASYLNQEYDVGGPEVRKQIQLTIRRGVNYGILQKSKRGYITCDRNIPEPLEPLDVSDCNTCRRSSRRSHRRGRSSRRGRKGKKSRSRRMGCRTCPGNRKRAHGSVRKARMGRQKKPKMASPEKAKVKKNPSSEESTASRQASRTRANSKSPMREDDDNQES from the exons atgtcgcgcgcgccgagGTTCGAGGCGCTGGTGGTCAACGCGATAAGGAGGTTACAGGCGGCTCAAGGATCGACCGCCAGCGAGATCGCGAGCTACCTCAACCAGGAGTACGACGTCGGCGGACCCGAGGTGCGCAAGCAGATACAGCTGACCATCCGCAGGGGAGTGAACTATGGGATACTCCAGAAGTCCAAGAG GGGCTACATCACCTGCGACCGCAACATCCCGGAGCCCCTCGAGCCCTTGGACGTCTCGGACTGCAACACCTGCAGACGATCGTCCCGTCGAAGTCACCGGCGCGGTCGATCCTCCCGTCGCGGTCGCAAAGGCAAGAAGAGCCGCAGCCGACGCATGGGTTGTCGTACCTGCCCCGGTAACCGGAAACGAGCCCACGGCAGCGTCAGGAAGGCCAGGATGGGACGTCAGAAGAAGCCGAAAATGGCCAGCCCCGAGAAGGCCAA GGTGAAGAAGAACCCGAGCAGCGAGGAGTCGACAGCCTCGCGACAGGCGAGTCGCACCAGGGCTAACTCCAAGAGCCCGATGCGCGAGGACGACGACAATCAGGAGTCGTGA